In Syntrophus gentianae, a single window of DNA contains:
- a CDS encoding acetate--CoA ligase family protein — protein MNSRTGETGVSVTSGEECRAIFSQAIGENRTYLMEHECKEILENMGIATTGYLVAGSEDEAVEMSNTLGYPVVLKIVSPDVVHKTDSGGVKLNLTSEDGVRSAYREIVGAFKYQHIIGVAVQRMAVPGVEAIIGVTRDPNFGPVLMFGLGGIFVEVLKDVTFRVLPVTPRDIDEMIQEIKGYPLLKGYRGQAVDLDALKALLLKISELVLTFPEIRELDLNPVFLYPQGNMAVDARMFVSPAPETASQPSAGNSVDQIRTLFYPESIAVLGATSAEGKLGYNVFRNLLFHKFAGKLYPINPRSESVQGVKAYRSISDVPDPVDLAIVLVPASTAVAAVEECCKKGVKIIVVETAGFAETGEDGKAAQEKIRQIIKAHGCRLLGPNCSGVINTHVGNCQSIGLVEELEKGNIGMTAQAGVYAAGILTGLRHVMNFGIVATIGNKMDISETDILEYLGSDDHIDVVAMYMEDVKSGRRFIDVASEVTKKKPVIALKGGRTAAGTKVVSSHTASLAGNDEINSAAFRQSGIIRARDNEHMFGLLKAFARQPLPKSEGILVITYTGSLGVAATDTLYLNGMRLADLEPELKERLKRILPDYVTSLNPVDYSFSMDAEQLRKTIELGIASEDVGGIIVVLQGEILGSFVDTLSSIDYKGKPVLSCVAVKEFMMEDVIRMEKAGFPVYSTVEMAAEILADMYRYGQRKDRQAQA, from the coding sequence ATGAATTCTCGGACAGGGGAAACGGGTGTCAGTGTTACGTCGGGAGAGGAATGCCGGGCTATTTTCAGCCAGGCCATCGGGGAAAACCGCACCTACCTGATGGAGCATGAATGCAAGGAAATCCTTGAAAATATGGGAATAGCCACAACGGGTTACCTGGTTGCCGGTTCCGAGGATGAAGCCGTGGAGATGAGCAACACGCTGGGCTATCCCGTGGTCTTGAAAATCGTCTCTCCGGATGTGGTTCACAAAACCGATTCGGGCGGGGTCAAATTGAATCTGACCAGTGAGGATGGCGTCCGATCCGCCTATCGGGAGATCGTCGGGGCGTTCAAATATCAGCATATTATCGGTGTTGCCGTCCAGAGAATGGCTGTGCCCGGAGTTGAGGCGATTATCGGCGTCACCCGTGATCCCAACTTCGGTCCCGTTCTGATGTTCGGCCTCGGGGGGATTTTTGTGGAAGTCCTCAAGGATGTCACCTTCCGGGTGCTGCCCGTGACGCCTCGGGATATCGACGAGATGATCCAGGAAATCAAGGGATACCCCCTCCTGAAAGGCTACCGTGGGCAGGCGGTGGATCTCGACGCCCTCAAGGCCCTGCTGCTCAAGATTTCCGAATTGGTCCTGACCTTCCCGGAAATCCGGGAACTGGATCTCAACCCGGTTTTCCTCTATCCACAGGGAAACATGGCCGTCGATGCCCGGATGTTTGTCAGCCCGGCGCCGGAAACGGCTTCCCAACCGTCAGCGGGGAATTCCGTGGACCAGATCCGGACCCTCTTCTATCCGGAGAGCATTGCGGTGCTCGGGGCGACCAGCGCCGAGGGGAAACTGGGCTATAATGTCTTCCGCAATCTGCTTTTTCACAAGTTTGCGGGAAAACTCTATCCCATCAACCCGAGAAGCGAGTCTGTTCAGGGGGTGAAGGCTTACCGGAGCATCTCCGATGTTCCCGATCCGGTGGATCTGGCGATTGTCCTGGTACCGGCCTCAACCGCCGTTGCCGCGGTTGAAGAATGCTGCAAAAAAGGCGTGAAGATCATCGTCGTGGAAACGGCTGGATTCGCCGAAACCGGCGAGGACGGCAAGGCCGCCCAGGAGAAAATCCGGCAGATCATCAAGGCTCACGGATGCCGGCTGCTGGGACCCAACTGCTCCGGCGTCATCAACACCCATGTGGGCAACTGTCAATCCATCGGGCTGGTGGAGGAACTGGAAAAGGGAAACATCGGGATGACCGCCCAGGCCGGCGTTTATGCGGCGGGGATCCTCACGGGACTTCGCCACGTGATGAATTTCGGGATTGTCGCCACCATCGGGAACAAGATGGACATCAGTGAAACGGACATTCTGGAATATCTCGGCAGCGACGATCACATCGATGTCGTGGCCATGTACATGGAGGACGTGAAGAGCGGTCGACGGTTCATCGATGTCGCCAGTGAGGTTACGAAAAAGAAACCGGTCATCGCCCTGAAGGGCGGTCGTACGGCGGCAGGGACGAAGGTCGTCTCCTCCCACACGGCTTCCCTGGCCGGCAACGACGAAATCAACAGCGCCGCCTTCCGGCAGAGCGGGATCATCCGGGCCCGCGATAATGAGCACATGTTCGGCTTGCTCAAGGCCTTTGCCCGTCAGCCCCTTCCCAAAAGTGAGGGCATCCTGGTGATTACCTATACCGGTTCGCTGGGGGTCGCGGCCACAGATACCCTTTATCTCAATGGAATGCGTCTGGCCGACCTGGAACCCGAGCTGAAGGAGCGCCTCAAGCGAATCCTTCCGGATTATGTCACCTCATTGAATCCCGTTGATTATTCCTTCAGCATGGATGCCGAGCAACTGCGGAAAACGATTGAACTCGGCATTGCCAGCGAGGATGTGGGCGGTATCATCGTGGTCCTACAGGGAGAAATCCTGGGGTCCTTCGTGGATACCCTGAGTTCGATCGATTATAAGGGAAAACCCGTTCTGAGCTGCGTGGCCGTCAAGGAATTCATGATGGAAGACGTGATCCGCATGGAAAAGGCGGGCTTCCCCGTTTATTCCACCGTGGAAATGGCGGCGGAGATCCTGGCCGACATGTATCGGTACGGACAGAGAAAAGATCGACAAGCACAAGCCTAG
- a CDS encoding SAM-dependent methyltransferase — translation MDIPRIFNITESAHRIHNPITPEKLATLGAALRLESGARVLDLGSGSGEMLCTWARDHGIIGTGIDMSQLFTEQAKLRAAELGVADQVKFIHGDAAGYVSDEKASVAACVGATWIAGGVAGSIELLARSLRTGGIILIGEPYWRQLPPTEDVAKGCLANSISDFLMLPELLASFGRLGYDVVEMVLADQDGWDRYEAAKWLTMHRWLEANPDDELAKEVRAQLTSEPERYAAYTREYLGWGVFALMPR, via the coding sequence ATGGACATCCCGCGGATATTCAACATCACTGAAAGTGCTCACCGCATCCACAACCCGATCACACCCGAAAAGCTTGCCACTCTCGGCGCGGCGCTGCGTCTGGAATCGGGGGCCCGAGTGCTCGACCTCGGCAGCGGTTCGGGGGAGATGCTGTGCACCTGGGCACGCGATCACGGCATCATCGGCACCGGCATCGACATGAGCCAGTTGTTCACCGAGCAAGCGAAACTCCGTGCTGCAGAACTCGGCGTTGCCGATCAAGTCAAGTTCATCCATGGCGATGCTGCCGGCTATGTCTCTGACGAGAAGGCCAGTGTGGCAGCCTGTGTCGGTGCCACTTGGATCGCCGGTGGAGTCGCCGGCAGCATCGAGCTTCTGGCGCGGAGCCTGCGCACCGGAGGGATCATCCTCATCGGCGAGCCCTACTGGCGGCAGTTACCACCGACGGAAGATGTTGCCAAGGGGTGTCTTGCCAACTCAATTTCCGACTTTCTCATGCTCCCGGAACTTCTCGCGTCTTTCGGCCGCCTTGGCTACGACGTCGTTGAAATGGTTCTGGCTGACCAAGACGGCTGGGATAGATACGAGGCGGCCAAATGGCTCACCATGCACCGATGGCTTGAAGCCAATCCCGACGACGAGTTAGCCAAAGAGGTTCGAGCCCAACTGACCTCGGAACCAGAGCGCTACGCCGCTTACACGCGTGAATACCTGGGCTGGGGTGTGTTCGCACTGATGCCGCGGTAA
- a CDS encoding PhzF family phenazine biosynthesis protein: MKKIPFYQIDAFASHVFSGNPAGVCLLDKWLDDTVMQTIAAENNLPETAFLVRQNDHYDLRWFTPEVEIDLCGHATLASGHVIFEFVDPDAERVEFMTKSGNLSVERRDALLFLDFPSRKPTGCVRPEKIDAILGSAPSEVLSSRDLMAVFDDEDTIRTMKPDLDAVSQLEYFAVIVTAPGRKSDFVSRFFAPGAGIPEDPVTGSAHCTLVPYWAERLGKKDLYAFQLSKRGGELFCEHKGTRVAIGGRAITYLKGTIEI, translated from the coding sequence ATGAAAAAAATACCCTTTTACCAGATTGACGCGTTCGCCAGTCATGTTTTTTCGGGAAATCCCGCAGGTGTCTGCCTGCTGGACAAATGGCTCGATGACACAGTTATGCAGACAATAGCGGCAGAGAATAATTTACCCGAGACAGCATTCCTCGTCCGGCAAAATGACCATTATGATTTACGTTGGTTTACACCGGAGGTCGAAATCGATTTATGTGGCCATGCAACTTTGGCAAGTGGTCACGTCATCTTCGAATTCGTTGATCCAGATGCGGAACGTGTGGAATTTATGACAAAGAGCGGGAATCTATCCGTAGAGCGAAGAGATGCTCTGCTGTTTCTGGATTTCCCATCGCGGAAGCCCACAGGTTGTGTGCGACCTGAAAAAATCGATGCCATACTGGGGTCGGCGCCATCGGAAGTTCTCTCTTCGCGGGACCTGATGGCCGTATTTGATGATGAAGATACCATCAGAACAATGAAACCCGATCTTGATGCCGTGTCCCAACTGGAATATTTTGCAGTGATTGTCACGGCCCCGGGAAGAAAATCCGACTTCGTCTCACGCTTTTTCGCCCCGGGCGCGGGCATTCCAGAAGATCCCGTGACGGGATCAGCGCATTGCACGCTTGTTCCATACTGGGCAGAGCGGTTGGGCAAAAAAGATCTTTACGCTTTTCAGCTCTCAAAGCGCGGGGGTGAGCTGTTTTGTGAACATAAGGGAACAAGAGTCGCTATCGGAGGACGCGCGATAACATACCTTAAAGGAACAATAGAAATATAG